In Limnobaculum parvum, one DNA window encodes the following:
- the lysC gene encoding lysine-sensitive aspartokinase 3, with protein sequence MSNIVVAKFGGTSVADSIAMNSSADVVLSNPEVKVVVLSASAGVTNLLVALAEGCNLDLRTEKIEQIRHIQYQILNTLPDSEVVREEIDRMLENITTLSEAASLATSAALTDELVSHGELMSTLLFVELLRSRNVNAEWFDVRNVMKTNDRFGKAEPDVQALCALSEQHLQPRLANALVITQGFIGSESRGRTTTLGRGGSDYTAALLGEALNAKRVDIWTDVPGIYTTDPRVVPNAKRIDEIGFEEAAEMATFGAKILHPATLIPAVRRDIPVFVGSSKDVAAGGTLVCNKTNQPPLFRALALRRKQTLLTLHSLNMLHARGFLAEIFNILASHNISVDLITTSEVSIALTLDTAGSSTCGTSLLTSALLTELSALCRVEVEENLALVALIGNELAKARGVGKEVFGVLEPFNIRMISYGASSHNLCLLVPGDDAEHVVKTLHHNLFE encoded by the coding sequence ATGTCTAATATTGTTGTTGCTAAATTTGGTGGTACCAGCGTTGCTGACAGCATCGCGATGAATAGTTCTGCCGATGTTGTGCTCTCAAATCCCGAAGTAAAAGTCGTGGTATTATCGGCTTCAGCCGGCGTTACTAACCTGCTAGTTGCTCTGGCTGAAGGTTGTAATCTGGATCTTCGTACAGAAAAGATTGAGCAGATACGCCACATCCAGTATCAAATTCTTAATACCCTGCCTGATTCAGAGGTGGTGCGTGAAGAAATCGACCGCATGCTGGAAAATATCACTACCCTTTCTGAAGCGGCCAGTCTGGCAACCTCAGCAGCGTTAACCGATGAGCTCGTTAGCCACGGCGAACTGATGTCTACCCTGCTGTTTGTTGAGCTGCTAAGAAGTAGAAACGTCAATGCTGAGTGGTTTGATGTACGTAACGTAATGAAAACCAACGATCGCTTTGGCAAAGCAGAACCTGACGTTCAAGCACTGTGCGCGTTGAGCGAGCAGCACCTGCAACCGCGTCTGGCAAATGCTCTAGTCATCACACAAGGGTTTATCGGCAGTGAATCTCGCGGACGCACCACCACATTAGGACGAGGTGGTAGTGACTATACCGCCGCGCTGCTGGGCGAAGCGCTAAATGCGAAGCGCGTTGATATCTGGACGGATGTTCCCGGTATTTATACCACTGACCCTCGGGTTGTTCCTAATGCCAAGCGTATTGATGAAATCGGCTTTGAAGAAGCGGCCGAAATGGCAACCTTCGGCGCGAAAATTCTGCATCCTGCAACGTTGATCCCAGCAGTACGCAGAGATATTCCCGTGTTTGTGGGTTCAAGTAAAGATGTGGCTGCGGGTGGTACCTTGGTGTGCAACAAAACCAACCAGCCTCCGCTTTTCCGGGCGTTGGCACTGCGCCGTAAGCAAACATTGTTAACATTGCATAGCCTCAATATGTTACATGCTCGTGGCTTTCTGGCGGAAATATTTAATATTCTGGCTAGCCATAATATCTCTGTAGATTTAATCACTACGTCAGAAGTCAGTATCGCTCTGACGCTAGATACAGCAGGATCATCTACTTGTGGCACCAGCCTTCTCACCAGTGCATTATTAACGGAACTATCGGCATTATGTCGAGTGGAAGTTGAAGAGAATCTGGCATTAGTCGCCCTGATTGGTAACGAACTGGCAAAAGCCCGTGGCGTAGGAAAAGAAGTATTTGGCGTGCTGGAACCCTTTAATATCCGAATGATTTCTTACGGAGCAAGTAGCCATAACCTGTGTCTTCTGGTACCGGGAGATGATGCTGAACACGTGGTTAAAACACTACACCATAACTTGTTTGAATAA
- the metA gene encoding homoserine O-acetyltransferase MetA, whose amino-acid sequence MPIRIPDELPAVNVLRDENVFVMTTTRASHQDIRPLKILILNLMPKKIETENQFLRLLSNSPLQLDIQLLRIDCHESKNTPTEHLNNFYCNFEDIQDQNFDGLIVTGAPLGLVEFKDVAYWTQIEKITRWAKAHVTSTLFVCWAVQAALNILYGIPKLTMGEKLSGVYWHSVVAPLAPLARGFDDRFLAPHSRYACFPSDIIRQQADLEIYAESEQTGAYLFASKDRRFAFATGHPEYDAGTLSAEYFRDRDAGLEPTIPENYFPEDNPERVPVASWRSHGYLLFNNWLNYFVYQRTPFDLRQMNPTLD is encoded by the coding sequence ATGCCAATTCGTATACCTGATGAACTCCCTGCCGTTAATGTTTTACGCGATGAGAATGTGTTTGTGATGACGACGACTCGCGCCAGCCATCAGGATATTCGTCCGCTTAAAATTCTTATCCTTAACCTAATGCCAAAGAAGATTGAAACTGAAAATCAGTTTCTGCGTCTGCTATCTAACTCGCCATTACAGTTGGATATTCAGTTATTGAGAATTGACTGCCATGAGTCAAAAAATACCCCAACAGAGCATCTCAATAATTTCTACTGTAATTTTGAAGATATTCAAGATCAGAACTTTGATGGGCTGATTGTTACCGGAGCGCCACTCGGGCTGGTTGAATTTAAAGATGTTGCCTACTGGACTCAGATAGAGAAAATAACCCGTTGGGCTAAAGCTCATGTGACATCGACCCTTTTTGTTTGTTGGGCTGTGCAGGCAGCACTAAATATTCTCTATGGCATTCCTAAATTGACCATGGGTGAGAAGCTGTCAGGCGTATATTGGCATAGCGTAGTTGCGCCACTGGCACCCTTAGCTCGTGGTTTTGATGACCGCTTTTTAGCCCCGCATTCTCGTTATGCCTGTTTTCCATCAGACATCATTCGTCAGCAAGCCGATCTAGAAATATATGCCGAATCGGAGCAAACTGGCGCTTATCTATTCGCCAGTAAAGATCGTCGCTTTGCTTTTGCTACGGGTCATCCAGAATATGATGCAGGAACCTTGTCTGCCGAGTATTTCCGCGATCGTGATGCCGGACTGGAGCCTACCATTCCTGAGAACTACTTCCCTGAAGATAATCCTGAACGAGTGCCGGTGGCATCCTGGAGAAGTCATGGTTATTTATTGTTTAATAATTGGTTGAATTATTTTGTCTATCAGAGAACACCATTCGATCTGCGTCAGATGAATCCTACATTGGACTAG
- the tsaC gene encoding L-threonylcarbamoyladenylate synthase type 1 TsaC encodes MTNNLEFIVEQLKQQQVVAYPTEAVFGLGCDPDVQSAVEYLLQLKQRSWEKGLILIAANYEQLQPYIDDTQLTAEQKATMFSSWPGPVTWVVPARSSTSKWLTGKFNSLAVRVSDHLLVQELCRAFGKPLVSTSANLSGLEPCKTEQCVQQQFGDHFPVLNGLVGGRQKPSEIRDVLTGKLYRQG; translated from the coding sequence ATGACTAATAATTTAGAATTTATAGTAGAGCAACTTAAGCAACAGCAGGTTGTTGCTTATCCAACAGAAGCTGTATTTGGGCTGGGTTGCGATCCTGATGTTCAATCAGCAGTAGAATATCTTCTGCAACTGAAGCAGCGATCATGGGAGAAAGGGCTAATACTGATTGCTGCAAATTATGAGCAATTGCAACCGTATATCGATGATACACAGCTAACAGCTGAACAGAAAGCAACGATGTTTTCCAGTTGGCCGGGGCCTGTAACCTGGGTTGTACCTGCGCGCTCTTCTACATCAAAGTGGTTGACTGGAAAGTTTAATTCACTGGCTGTCAGAGTTAGTGACCACTTACTGGTGCAGGAACTTTGTCGGGCATTTGGTAAGCCTCTGGTTTCAACCAGCGCTAATTTAAGTGGGTTGGAACCCTGTAAAACAGAACAATGTGTTCAGCAGCAGTTTGGTGATCACTTTCCTGTATTGAACGGCCTAGTTGGTGGTCGTCAAAAACCGTCAGAAATCCGGGATGTATTAACCGGGAAGCTATACAGACAGGGATAA
- the aroE gene encoding shikimate dehydrogenase, whose amino-acid sequence MQQFAVFGNPIAHSKSPRIHYLFAKGCRIDLHYDTQLASLDGFEHEIRTFFANGAKGANITLPFKERAYAICDELTERAASAGAVNTIKRLDDGRLMGDNTDGIGLLSDLQLLSMIKSGARVLLIGAGGAARGVILPLLSYGCELVITNRTDAKAETLATLFSAFGNISSKTSSALAEERFDLIVNATSTGISGDIPSISPSLISTDTACYDMFYQASLTPFLKWAVEHGANKHADGLGMLVGQAAHAFSLWHGVMPEVESVLNELRKELAK is encoded by the coding sequence ATGCAACAGTTCGCTGTTTTTGGTAATCCAATTGCTCATAGCAAATCACCACGTATTCACTATCTTTTTGCGAAAGGCTGCCGGATCGATTTGCACTACGATACGCAATTAGCCTCTCTTGATGGCTTTGAACATGAAATCAGGACGTTTTTTGCTAATGGAGCAAAAGGCGCCAATATCACTTTGCCTTTTAAAGAGCGCGCCTATGCAATATGCGATGAGCTTACAGAGCGTGCTGCTTCTGCTGGCGCGGTAAATACTATAAAACGTCTGGATGATGGTCGTTTGATGGGTGATAACACCGATGGTATAGGGTTACTAAGTGATTTGCAGCTCTTGAGTATGATTAAATCTGGTGCGCGAGTTTTATTGATAGGTGCCGGTGGAGCCGCTCGAGGAGTGATCTTACCGTTATTGTCATACGGCTGTGAGTTAGTAATTACTAACCGAACAGATGCAAAAGCAGAAACATTAGCCACATTATTCTCAGCGTTTGGCAACATTAGCAGTAAAACATCTTCAGCATTAGCTGAAGAGCGATTTGATCTGATAGTTAATGCGACTTCAACGGGTATCAGTGGGGATATACCCTCTATCTCACCATCATTAATATCCACAGATACGGCATGTTATGACATGTTCTATCAGGCATCACTAACTCCATTTCTGAAATGGGCTGTAGAGCATGGAGCAAATAAACATGCTGACGGTCTAGGGATGCTGGTGGGGCAAGCTGCTCATGCTTTTAGCCTTTGGCATGGCGTGATGCCAGAGGTTGAATCTGTTTTGAATGAGTTGCGTAAGGAACTAGCTAAGTGA
- a CDS encoding DASS family sodium-coupled anion symporter, producing MKEKTSSPVNWLPLIIIVICAAILWNITPPEGLTLPAWHSAIVFVATIACIVAKVLPIGAVGLIGITVFALTYASGATTAVESITTALSDLNSSLIWLIVVAFMIARGFIKTGLGRRIALQMIRLLGKRTLGLAYGLAVADLILSPAMPSNTARCGGVIYPIADSLARSFNSNPEDQSRNKIGTFLITCIGNVNDVTAAMFMTAYTGNLLAVKLAANADVHLTWGSWFVAAIVPCLASLIIVPLLVYWLTKPEIKHTPDAPILAKTELEKMGKMSRSEWIMTATVVLLLILWIFGDKLGVDPTAASFVGLSFLLLTGVLTWEDVKSEKGAWDTLIWFAALLMMANQLKKLGFTTWFGNLIGDHIGTAMGDSSWILILLLLNAAYFYTHYFFASGNAQIAALYAVFLSVGINLHIPALPMALMLAFTSSLYCSLTQYSHARGPILFGAGYVPTGTWWRVGFVVSIVNQAIFLTLGLIWWKTLGLY from the coding sequence GTGAAAGAAAAAACATCTTCTCCGGTCAATTGGTTACCGTTGATTATTATAGTTATTTGTGCCGCTATTCTCTGGAATATTACCCCGCCAGAGGGTTTAACCCTTCCGGCATGGCACTCCGCCATTGTTTTTGTGGCAACCATTGCTTGTATTGTGGCTAAAGTGTTGCCAATTGGTGCCGTTGGACTGATTGGTATTACTGTTTTTGCGCTAACCTATGCATCAGGTGCGACTACCGCGGTTGAATCTATTACAACCGCATTGAGCGATTTGAACAGCTCTCTAATCTGGCTGATTGTCGTCGCCTTCATGATTGCCAGAGGTTTTATTAAAACCGGGCTCGGAAGACGTATTGCATTACAAATGATCCGCCTGTTAGGTAAAAGAACGTTAGGTCTAGCTTATGGGCTGGCTGTTGCCGATCTCATTCTTTCCCCTGCTATGCCAAGCAATACCGCACGCTGCGGTGGCGTTATCTATCCTATCGCGGACTCTCTGGCTCGTAGTTTTAACTCCAATCCTGAAGATCAATCTCGCAATAAAATCGGTACGTTCCTGATTACCTGTATTGGTAATGTGAATGACGTAACGGCAGCCATGTTTATGACCGCCTATACCGGCAACCTGCTGGCGGTGAAACTGGCCGCGAATGCGGATGTTCACTTAACTTGGGGTAGCTGGTTTGTCGCGGCAATCGTCCCTTGTCTGGCTTCGCTAATTATTGTTCCGCTATTGGTTTACTGGCTGACCAAACCTGAAATCAAACATACCCCAGATGCGCCTATTCTCGCTAAAACCGAGCTGGAGAAAATGGGTAAAATGAGCCGCAGTGAGTGGATTATGACCGCCACTGTCGTACTGTTACTGATTCTGTGGATTTTTGGCGATAAGTTGGGTGTTGACCCGACAGCGGCCTCTTTCGTTGGCCTTTCATTCTTACTGTTGACCGGGGTTCTCACTTGGGAAGATGTGAAAAGTGAAAAAGGCGCCTGGGACACTCTGATATGGTTTGCTGCGCTATTAATGATGGCTAACCAATTAAAAAAACTTGGCTTTACCACTTGGTTTGGTAACCTGATTGGCGATCACATTGGCACCGCTATGGGGGATAGCAGTTGGATTTTAATCCTGTTGCTGCTTAACGCTGCCTATTTTTACACTCACTACTTCTTCGCCAGTGGGAATGCTCAAATAGCGGCTTTATACGCGGTCTTCCTTAGCGTTGGTATTAATCTGCATATTCCTGCCTTACCTATGGCACTCATGTTAGCCTTTACTAGCAGCCTGTATTGCTCTCTGACACAATACTCCCACGCCCGTGGTCCAATTCTGTTTGGTGCCGGATATGTTCCTACCGGAACGTGGTGGAGAGTTGGTTTTGTGGTCAGTATTGTCAATCAGGCAATTTTCCTGACACTCGGCTTGATTTGGTGGAAAACGTTAGGGCTGTATTAA
- the metH gene encoding methionine synthase: protein MTKTEQLHQQLIKRILVLDGGMGTMIQSYKLDEEDYRGARFSDWKSDLKGNNDLLILTKPEVISAIHNAYLEAGADILETNTFNATSIAMADYHMESLSAEINYEGARLARLCADEWTAKTPHKPRYVAGILGPTNRTASISPNVNDPAFRNVTFDQLVEAYRESTRALIQGGVDIIMIETIFDTLNAKAAIFAVEDIFEELGVELPVMISGTITDASGRTLSGQTTEAFYNSLRHVRPLSFGLNCALGPDELRQYVAELSRISEYFVSVHPNAGLPNAFGEYDLGPDDMAVQIEEWAKSGFVNIVGGCCGTTPAHIAAISKVLESITPRPLPEIPVACRLSGLEPLAIDAHSLFVNVGERTNVTGSARFKKLIKEEKYNEALEVALQQVESGAQIIDINMDEGMLDAEAAMVRFLSLIAGEPDIARVPIMIDSSKWDVIEKGLKCIQGKGIVNSISMKEGEEKFIQQARLVRRYGAAMVVMAFDEDGQADTRARKIEICRRAYRILTEVVGFPAEDIIFDPNIFAVATGIEEHNNYAVDFIQACGDIKAELPHALISGGVSNVSFSFRGNDPVREAIHAVFLYHAIKNGMDMGIVNAGQLAIYDDLPAELKDAVEDVILNRRADGTERLLTLAEKYRGSAGDAEADKQQAEWRGWPVTKRLEYALVKGITEFIEIDTEEARQQVDLPLEVIEGPLMSGMNIVGDLFGEGKMFLPQVVKSARVMKQAVAYLEPYIEASKQQGSAAGKILLATVKGDVHDIGKNIVGVVLQCNNYEIIDLGVMVPTEKILKTAREENVDIIGLSGLITPSLDEMVNVAKEMERQGFSLPLLIGGATTSKAHTAVKIEQNYSGPTVYVQNASRSVGVCSALLSNIQREGFVERTRKEYETVRIQHARKKPRTAPVSLQAARDNGWECDWDNYTPPVAKHLGVRQVEVSIETLRNYIDWTPFFMTWSLAGKYPRILEDDVVGEEAKRLFDDANELLDKLSQNCSLTPKGIMGIFPANRVGDDVEIYADETRQQVINVSHHLRQQTEKTDFPNYCLADFVAPKQSGKADYLGAFAVTGGLEEDTLADAYDAAHDDYNKIMIKALADRLAEGFAEYLHEQVRKDIWGYAKGENLTNEELIRENYQGIRPAPGYAACPEHTEKAAIWQLLNVEEKIGMKLTESYAMWPGASVSGWYFSHPESKYFAVAQIQRDQAEDYAVRKNLSLTAVERWLAPNLGYDAD, encoded by the coding sequence ATGACCAAGACAGAACAACTACATCAGCAGCTTATTAAACGAATTCTGGTTCTGGACGGCGGAATGGGAACCATGATCCAAAGTTATAAGCTGGATGAGGAAGACTATCGAGGAGCACGTTTTTCTGACTGGAAAAGCGACCTTAAAGGAAATAATGACCTTCTGATATTGACCAAACCAGAGGTGATCTCAGCCATTCATAATGCCTATCTTGAAGCTGGCGCTGACATTCTTGAAACCAATACCTTCAATGCCACATCTATTGCGATGGCTGATTACCATATGGAGTCACTCTCTGCGGAGATTAACTATGAAGGAGCCCGTTTAGCTAGATTATGCGCTGATGAATGGACGGCAAAAACACCACATAAACCACGTTACGTTGCGGGTATTTTAGGGCCAACCAATCGAACCGCCTCTATATCACCGAATGTGAACGATCCTGCTTTTCGTAACGTTACCTTTGACCAATTAGTAGAAGCATATAGAGAATCGACCAGAGCATTAATTCAGGGGGGCGTCGATATCATTATGATTGAGACGATTTTTGATACCTTGAATGCCAAAGCCGCTATTTTCGCAGTGGAAGATATTTTTGAAGAACTCGGCGTCGAATTACCGGTGATGATATCCGGCACCATTACCGATGCCTCTGGTCGTACATTGTCAGGCCAGACGACAGAAGCTTTCTATAATTCATTACGTCACGTCAGACCACTCTCTTTTGGTCTTAATTGTGCATTGGGGCCAGATGAGTTACGCCAGTATGTTGCAGAGCTTTCACGGATTTCTGAATATTTTGTTTCAGTTCACCCTAACGCAGGCCTGCCGAATGCATTTGGTGAGTATGATCTTGGGCCTGATGATATGGCGGTTCAGATTGAAGAATGGGCTAAATCAGGATTTGTTAATATTGTCGGGGGATGTTGTGGAACGACTCCGGCCCATATTGCCGCCATCAGCAAGGTATTGGAGAGTATAACTCCTCGCCCACTACCCGAAATTCCGGTAGCTTGCCGCTTATCCGGCCTAGAACCGCTGGCGATCGATGCGCATAGCCTGTTCGTTAATGTGGGTGAACGTACCAACGTGACTGGTTCAGCCCGTTTCAAGAAATTAATTAAAGAAGAAAAATATAACGAAGCATTAGAAGTTGCACTGCAGCAGGTGGAGAGCGGTGCACAGATTATTGATATCAATATGGATGAAGGCATGCTGGATGCTGAGGCAGCGATGGTTCGCTTTCTCAGTTTGATTGCTGGGGAACCCGATATCGCTCGCGTTCCGATTATGATTGATTCTTCTAAGTGGGACGTTATCGAGAAAGGTCTGAAGTGTATTCAGGGGAAGGGCATTGTTAACTCGATCTCCATGAAGGAAGGGGAAGAAAAGTTTATTCAGCAGGCTCGTCTGGTTCGCCGCTATGGTGCTGCAATGGTAGTGATGGCATTTGATGAAGATGGGCAGGCAGATACTCGAGCGCGTAAAATTGAGATATGTCGTCGTGCTTACCGTATTTTGACTGAGGTGGTTGGTTTTCCGGCAGAAGACATCATTTTTGACCCTAACATTTTTGCCGTTGCCACGGGTATTGAAGAACATAATAACTATGCGGTGGATTTCATTCAGGCCTGCGGTGATATTAAGGCAGAATTGCCGCATGCACTGATTTCCGGCGGTGTTTCTAATGTTTCTTTCTCATTCAGGGGTAATGACCCCGTTCGCGAAGCGATTCATGCGGTGTTCCTTTATCATGCCATCAAGAATGGCATGGATATGGGAATTGTGAATGCAGGACAACTGGCCATTTATGACGATTTACCCGCGGAGCTAAAAGATGCAGTAGAAGATGTCATTCTCAATCGCCGTGCTGATGGTACTGAACGTCTACTGACGTTGGCAGAAAAATATCGGGGTAGTGCAGGAGATGCAGAAGCAGATAAACAGCAGGCGGAATGGCGCGGTTGGCCGGTTACAAAACGACTGGAATACGCTTTGGTTAAAGGTATCACTGAGTTTATTGAGATAGATACTGAAGAAGCCCGACAGCAGGTTGATTTACCGTTAGAAGTGATTGAAGGGCCGCTGATGAGCGGTATGAATATCGTCGGCGATCTATTTGGTGAAGGTAAAATGTTTTTGCCGCAGGTCGTAAAATCAGCGCGAGTCATGAAGCAAGCGGTAGCGTATCTGGAACCCTACATTGAAGCCAGCAAACAACAAGGATCAGCTGCCGGTAAAATATTACTGGCGACGGTGAAAGGGGATGTTCACGATATCGGTAAGAACATTGTTGGTGTGGTATTGCAATGTAACAACTATGAAATTATCGATTTAGGCGTCATGGTACCAACCGAAAAGATTTTAAAAACCGCCAGAGAAGAGAATGTGGATATTATTGGTCTCTCTGGCCTGATTACTCCTTCTCTGGATGAGATGGTCAATGTGGCTAAAGAGATGGAACGTCAGGGGTTCTCTCTGCCACTGTTGATTGGCGGTGCGACCACTTCGAAAGCTCATACGGCGGTTAAAATTGAGCAAAACTACAGTGGCCCAACGGTCTATGTGCAAAATGCTTCTCGTAGCGTAGGTGTCTGTTCTGCGTTGCTTTCCAATATACAGCGGGAGGGTTTTGTTGAGCGTACCCGTAAAGAGTATGAAACCGTCAGGATTCAGCATGCACGGAAAAAGCCGAGAACAGCCCCCGTTAGCTTGCAGGCTGCTAGAGATAACGGGTGGGAGTGCGATTGGGATAATTATACTCCTCCGGTCGCTAAACATTTGGGGGTTCGCCAAGTAGAAGTCTCTATTGAGACCTTAAGAAATTATATTGATTGGACACCATTCTTTATGACTTGGTCGCTGGCGGGAAAATACCCGCGCATTCTGGAGGATGACGTTGTTGGTGAAGAGGCTAAACGTTTGTTTGATGATGCCAATGAGCTGCTGGATAAACTTTCTCAAAATTGTTCACTAACCCCAAAAGGCATTATGGGAATTTTTCCGGCCAATCGGGTTGGTGATGATGTTGAGATTTATGCTGATGAAACTCGCCAGCAGGTTATTAATGTCAGTCATCATCTTCGTCAGCAGACCGAAAAAACGGATTTTCCTAACTATTGCTTGGCAGACTTTGTTGCACCAAAGCAAAGTGGAAAAGCGGATTATTTGGGAGCATTCGCGGTAACTGGCGGTTTGGAAGAGGATACTTTGGCGGATGCTTATGACGCTGCACATGATGATTATAATAAGATCATGATTAAAGCTCTGGCAGACCGTCTGGCCGAGGGGTTTGCTGAATATCTCCATGAGCAAGTACGTAAAGACATCTGGGGATATGCCAAGGGTGAAAACCTGACGAATGAAGAGTTAATTAGGGAAAATTATCAGGGTATTCGACCGGCCCCTGGTTATGCTGCTTGCCCCGAACACACTGAAAAAGCAGCTATTTGGCAATTGCTGAATGTTGAAGAGAAAATAGGCATGAAGCTGACAGAGTCTTATGCTATGTGGCCTGGCGCATCAGTATCTGGCTGGTATTTCAGCCACCCAGAAAGTAAGTATTTTGCTGTTGCTCAAATTCAGCGCGATCAAGCCGAAGATTATGCCGTACGTAAGAATTTAAGCCTAACCGCGGTGGAACGTTGGTTGGCGCCAAATTTGGGATATGATGCTGATTAA
- a CDS encoding gamma carbonic anhydrase family protein, which translates to MLGAIRNYLHHTPKIGLRVMIDRSSQIIGQVTLADDSNVWPLVVIRGDVNFISIGARTNIQDGCVLHVSRGSESNPNGHPLIIGHDVTVGHAAILHGCTIGNNTLIGMGARVLDGAIVENNVMVGAGSLVGPGKHLESGYLYLGNPARQVRPLSETEIASLATSAKNYVILKDEYLNG; encoded by the coding sequence ATGCTCGGTGCTATTCGTAACTATCTTCACCATACACCCAAAATTGGCCTACGAGTCATGATAGATCGATCCAGTCAGATCATTGGTCAGGTAACCTTAGCTGATGATTCAAATGTTTGGCCTTTAGTTGTTATTCGTGGAGACGTTAATTTTATCTCTATTGGGGCCAGAACAAATATTCAGGATGGTTGTGTTTTGCATGTATCTCGCGGTAGTGAGTCAAATCCTAACGGACACCCTTTAATTATTGGACACGACGTTACTGTTGGGCATGCAGCGATTCTTCATGGGTGTACTATTGGGAATAACACATTAATTGGAATGGGAGCCCGAGTGCTTGATGGTGCGATTGTGGAAAATAACGTAATGGTGGGAGCGGGTAGTCTGGTTGGACCGGGTAAACATCTTGAAAGCGGTTACCTATATCTTGGTAATCCTGCCCGACAAGTTCGCCCATTGAGCGAAACAGAAATTGCCTCATTAGCCACCTCAGCAAAAAACTATGTCATTTTGAAAGATGAATATTTAAATGGCTAA
- a CDS encoding DNA topoisomerase family protein, translating into MSKTALFTGKSEELCPECGALLVIRTGKQGPFKGCSRYPECTYIHALTPQNDGHVVKVLEGQNCPQCGETLVLRQGRYGMFIGCSSYPDCEYIAVIDKPDETQIDCPQCKQGKLLQRKSRYGKVFHACDRYPECQFAFNHTPVAGICPICSYPLLMEKRTSRGNRLFCASKVCGKEVSTEKDD; encoded by the coding sequence ATGAGCAAAACAGCATTGTTTACAGGAAAAAGCGAAGAGCTTTGTCCCGAGTGTGGTGCGCTATTGGTTATTCGCACCGGAAAACAGGGGCCGTTTAAGGGATGTTCTCGCTATCCTGAATGTACTTATATACACGCATTGACGCCGCAAAACGATGGTCACGTTGTCAAAGTATTGGAAGGGCAGAACTGCCCTCAATGCGGTGAAACTCTGGTATTACGTCAGGGTCGTTACGGCATGTTTATTGGCTGTAGTAGTTATCCTGATTGTGAATATATTGCGGTGATTGATAAGCCAGATGAAACTCAGATTGATTGCCCGCAGTGTAAGCAAGGGAAGTTACTACAGCGAAAGTCTCGTTATGGTAAGGTTTTTCACGCTTGCGATCGTTATCCTGAATGTCAATTTGCGTTTAATCATACGCCTGTCGCTGGAATCTGCCCAATATGCAGCTATCCTCTTTTGATGGAAAAGCGCACCTCCAGAGGTAATCGTCTGTTTTGTGCAAGTAAAGTGTGCGGTAAAGAAGTTTCGACAGAGAAAGATGACTAA
- a CDS encoding DUF1488 family protein: MNQAIIFTDREAWDPIRHAVICTALVNGWQVHCSIQGEAIKARFGVAEQPEQFIDLFRLHRWDLEDEFEQMILNEEFDSDGWVVI, translated from the coding sequence GTGAATCAGGCGATCATTTTTACCGATCGTGAAGCATGGGATCCGATTCGTCATGCTGTCATCTGCACTGCATTGGTGAATGGGTGGCAGGTCCATTGTTCCATTCAGGGTGAAGCTATCAAAGCGCGTTTTGGTGTTGCCGAGCAGCCTGAACAGTTTATTGATCTGTTTAGGCTGCATCGTTGGGATCTGGAGGATGAATTCGAACAAATGATTTTGAATGAAGAGTTCGATAGCGATGGCTGGGTCGTTATTTAG